TTGCCAGCGATGGGGGCATCAGATTCAACATTGTTGTTGTCTGGAAGTCCGCCATCGCTGGCAAGCCAGCTCCCACACTGACCGCGCTCGACTTTGAATATGCACTGACCACACGAGGTTCCATGCCCAACCGCCCGCCTCTCGACGCCATCACCGCCCGCTGGTTGCCGTGGGTCGTCGCCATCGCGTTCTTCATGCAGTCCCTCGACGGGACCATCCTCAATACCGCGCTGCCGGCCATGGCCAGCGATCTGGCCGAAGATCCGTTGCGCATGCAAGGCGTGATCATCGCCTACATGCTCACCGTGGCTTTGCTGATCCCGGCGTCAGGCTGGATCGCAGACCGCTTCGGCACCAAAAAAATCTTCTTCGGCGCGATTCTGCTGTTCAGCTTCGGTTCGCTGCTCTGCGCCTTGTCCAGCAGCCTGAGCATGCTCATCGGCGCCCGCGTCATTCAGGGCCTCGGCGGTGCGCTGATGCTGCCGGTCGGGCGATTGGTGGTGCTGCGCGCCTATCCGCGCTCGGAACTGGTGCGGATCATGGGTTTCATCACCATTCCGGGGCTGCTCGGTCCGCTGATCGGCCCGACCATGGGCGGCTGGATGGTGGAATACGTGACATGGCACTGGATCTTCCTGATCAACCTGCCGGTTGGCGTGATCGGCTGCTATGCGGTGTGGAAGTTCATTCCCGACCTGCGCGGCACTGAACGCACGCGCTTCGATAGCCTTGGCTTCCTGCTGTTCGGTGCGGCGATGATCCTGATTACCATCGCCATGGAAGGCCTCGGCGAACTGCACCTGCCGCACCTGCGCGTGATGTTACTGCTGTTCGCCGGCATGGCGTGTCTGGCAGCGTACTGGCTGCGCGCCGGGCATATCGACAATCCATTGTTCGCGCCGTCGCTGTTCAAGACCCGCACCTTCGCCGTCGGCATTCTCGGTAACCTGTTCGCGCGCCTGGGCAGCGGCGCCTTGCCGTTCCTCGTGCCGTTGCTGCTGCAAGTGGCCCTGGGTTACTCGCCGTCACAAGCGGGGATGAGCATGTTGCCGCTGGCGGCTGCGGCGATGATCGCCAAGTGGGTTGCGCGACCGCTGATCGAACGTCTCGGCTACCGCATCGTACTGACCGGCAACACGCTGGCATTGGGGATCATGCTGGCGAGCATGGGTCTGGTCAGCGAGCAAACGCCGTATTGGCTGCTGTTGTGCCTGCTGGCGGTGCTGGGGGCGATCAA
This window of the Pseudomonas fluorescens genome carries:
- the mdtD gene encoding multidrug transporter subunit MdtD yields the protein MPNRPPLDAITARWLPWVVAIAFFMQSLDGTILNTALPAMASDLAEDPLRMQGVIIAYMLTVALLIPASGWIADRFGTKKIFFGAILLFSFGSLLCALSSSLSMLIGARVIQGLGGALMLPVGRLVVLRAYPRSELVRIMGFITIPGLLGPLIGPTMGGWMVEYVTWHWIFLINLPVGVIGCYAVWKFIPDLRGTERTRFDSLGFLLFGAAMILITIAMEGLGELHLPHLRVMLLLFAGMACLAAYWLRAGHIDNPLFAPSLFKTRTFAVGILGNLFARLGSGALPFLVPLLLQVALGYSPSQAGMSMLPLAAAAMIAKWVARPLIERLGYRIVLTGNTLALGIMLASMGLVSEQTPYWLLLCLLAVLGAINSLQFTAMNTVTLIDLDDASASSGNSLLSVVAQLSLSLGVACAGALLGGFTAKVGNDGVETVLGAFQLTFVTVGVMAMLAATIFSQLSKEDGRRAKRPQEHIEH